From Desulfatibacillum aliphaticivorans DSM 15576, a single genomic window includes:
- a CDS encoding response regulator, whose protein sequence is MTKQAFILIVEDEPKIAEGLAAYLENAGFSTHCLDRGDRAARFVRQEAPDLVLLDIMLPGKDGMEVCKELRSFSQIPIIMLTARVEEIDRLLGLELGADDYICKPFSPREVVARVKAVLRRSNPPQEESKRITEGPIILDEDSREVSVGGNSLKLTPSEFMILKVMMSRPNRVFSRNELLDLAIGSQFEGYDRTIDSHIRNLRKKIKKALPDLECIHSIYGAGYKFNIS, encoded by the coding sequence ATGACAAAGCAGGCATTCATCCTGATCGTGGAAGACGAACCGAAAATCGCCGAAGGCCTGGCAGCCTACCTGGAAAATGCGGGCTTTTCCACCCATTGCCTGGACCGGGGCGACCGCGCGGCGAGATTTGTCAGGCAGGAGGCGCCGGACCTGGTGCTGCTGGATATTATGCTGCCCGGCAAGGACGGCATGGAGGTCTGCAAGGAGTTGCGGAGCTTCTCCCAAATTCCCATCATCATGCTGACAGCCCGTGTGGAGGAAATCGACCGGCTCTTGGGCCTGGAATTGGGCGCGGACGACTATATTTGCAAACCGTTCAGCCCTCGCGAGGTGGTTGCCCGGGTCAAGGCGGTCTTGAGGAGGTCCAATCCGCCCCAGGAAGAATCAAAACGGATTACGGAAGGCCCAATCATCCTGGACGAGGACTCCAGAGAGGTGAGTGTGGGCGGCAATTCCTTAAAATTAACGCCCAGCGAGTTCATGATATTGAAAGTGATGATGTCCCGGCCGAACCGGGTGTTCTCCCGGAACGAGTTGTTGGACCTTGCCATTGGCTCGCAGTTCGAGGGATACGACCGCACTATCGACTCCCACATCCGCAACCTGCGGAAGAAAATCAAGAAAGCCCTGCCCGACCTGGAATGCATCCACTCCATCTACGGCGCGGGGTATAAATTCAATATTTCATAA
- a CDS encoding ATP-binding protein gives MKLSHKFLAAILSYTLLLIILMAGSVAFFANRNFSEYVTNVELENLDPLAQGLAQSYAKSGGWDLFRENPQAWGQMVMQYSKNLRLGRMEVEAAKSKQGMQNRQGRTAPPPRPDFQGRQLRRLSLFDADKKIVFGNPQLKGQSLLPIELDGKTIGHIGLKQRDHLQHPLDSVFLRQQTKVFFVISLAALILGGAASFFLARKLTNPIKALTHGVRKLQARQFDARINLNSRDELGELARTFNSMAQTLARYEAARKQWVMDVAHELRTPLSVLQVEIEAMQDGIKRVDDNALESLRAEVLHLGRIVQDLHELSLAESKMLKMEKLEIRPLSVLQETLQRFMERCSKEGLMLENRLPNGPGPLVLTDKDRLLQLFSNLLENALRYTDKPGTLTVGQGVSEDELVVFFEDSGPGVDEEHLDRLFDRFYRTDASRNRNKGGSGIGLALCKSITEAHGGRIRALKGDSGGLRVEVALPLTKASPKE, from the coding sequence ATGAAGCTATCCCATAAGTTCCTGGCCGCCATTTTGAGCTACACCCTGTTGCTGATCATTCTCATGGCGGGAAGCGTGGCCTTTTTCGCCAACCGGAATTTTTCGGAATACGTAACCAACGTGGAATTGGAAAATCTGGACCCTCTGGCCCAGGGGCTTGCCCAATCTTATGCGAAATCCGGCGGATGGGATTTGTTCCGCGAAAATCCCCAGGCATGGGGGCAAATGGTAATGCAATATTCGAAAAACCTCCGCCTTGGCCGAATGGAGGTTGAAGCCGCCAAATCGAAGCAAGGCATGCAAAACAGGCAAGGACGAACCGCCCCCCCTCCCCGGCCGGACTTCCAGGGTCGCCAGTTGCGCAGGTTGTCCCTGTTTGACGCGGACAAAAAGATTGTTTTTGGAAATCCCCAGCTCAAAGGCCAGAGCCTTTTGCCCATTGAATTGGACGGAAAAACCATAGGCCATATCGGCCTGAAGCAGCGGGATCACCTGCAACACCCTTTGGACAGCGTTTTTTTGCGCCAGCAGACCAAGGTGTTCTTCGTCATCTCCCTGGCCGCCCTGATATTGGGAGGCGCGGCCTCCTTTTTCCTGGCGCGCAAACTCACCAATCCCATCAAAGCCCTGACCCATGGAGTTCGAAAGCTGCAAGCCCGACAGTTTGACGCCCGCATCAACCTGAATTCCAGGGACGAACTGGGCGAACTCGCCCGGACCTTCAACTCCATGGCGCAAACCCTGGCCCGTTACGAAGCCGCCAGAAAGCAATGGGTAATGGACGTGGCCCACGAACTGCGCACGCCTCTATCCGTCTTGCAGGTGGAAATCGAGGCCATGCAGGACGGAATCAAAAGGGTGGATGACAACGCCTTGGAATCGTTGCGGGCGGAGGTGCTGCATCTGGGGCGGATCGTTCAGGATCTGCACGAGCTGTCCCTGGCGGAAAGCAAAATGCTCAAAATGGAGAAACTGGAAATCAGGCCGCTGTCCGTACTCCAGGAAACCCTGCAACGCTTTATGGAAAGGTGCTCCAAAGAAGGCTTGATGCTTGAAAACAGACTGCCCAACGGCCCCGGCCCTTTGGTTCTTACTGATAAAGACAGGCTGCTCCAGCTTTTTTCCAACCTCCTGGAAAATGCTTTAAGGTACACGGACAAGCCGGGAACGCTTACAGTGGGGCAAGGGGTTTCAGAGGATGAACTGGTTGTATTTTTTGAGGATTCCGGCCCCGGAGTCGATGAAGAGCATTTGGATCGACTATTTGACAGGTTTTACCGGACAGACGCCTCCCGCAACCGAAACAAAGGCGGCAGCGGCATTGGCCTTGCCCTGTGCAAAAGCATCACGGAAGCCCATGGAGGGCGAATCCGCGCTCTAAAAGGCGATTCCGGCGGGCTGCGGGTGGAAGTCGCCCTGCCCCTAACCAAGGCTTCTCCCAAGGAGTAG
- a CDS encoding NAD-dependent epimerase/dehydratase family protein gives MIRKQDTVMVTGGAGFIGSNLVRQLIEKGVNVRVFHLPGDDLRNLSGLDVELMEGNVLDVDSIQRCMSGCNQVYHLAAIYALWIPNMQLMHKVNVEGARNVMRLAGELDVEKTVYCSSIALFGGQGPDKDADENSPFALGDSGSYYAWTKYASHQVVAAFCEKGLNATIVAPCGPLGPGDYGPTPTGRMLTSAVNLPVAFRFQSIANMVDVRDVAAGHILAMEKGEPGRSYLLGGENLAYETIVRTALEIAGMKKLLLPAPAPLAKAAGSLLLRYSQTVTKKPPLLTPSEVNIGIKGLRADCSRAKKELGYTPRPLRQSIRDALVWFAQNGYITNKKASKNLLSLR, from the coding sequence ATGATCCGAAAGCAGGATACAGTTATGGTCACGGGCGGGGCTGGTTTTATCGGCTCCAATCTGGTCAGGCAACTGATTGAAAAAGGGGTGAATGTCAGGGTTTTTCATCTGCCTGGAGATGATTTGAGAAACCTGTCCGGGCTGGATGTGGAATTGATGGAAGGCAATGTCCTGGATGTTGATTCCATCCAAAGATGCATGAGCGGCTGCAATCAAGTCTATCATCTTGCGGCCATATACGCCCTGTGGATTCCCAATATGCAGCTCATGCATAAGGTGAATGTGGAAGGCGCGCGAAACGTCATGCGTCTGGCCGGCGAGTTGGATGTTGAAAAAACGGTCTATTGCAGTTCCATCGCCTTGTTTGGAGGGCAGGGGCCGGATAAGGACGCCGACGAAAACAGCCCTTTTGCATTAGGCGACTCCGGATCCTATTACGCATGGACCAAATACGCATCTCACCAAGTGGTCGCCGCGTTTTGCGAAAAAGGCCTTAATGCAACCATTGTCGCGCCGTGCGGTCCTCTCGGCCCGGGAGATTACGGCCCCACGCCCACGGGCCGCATGCTGACCAGCGCCGTCAATCTGCCTGTCGCATTTCGTTTTCAATCCATAGCAAATATGGTGGATGTGCGCGATGTGGCTGCGGGGCACATCCTGGCCATGGAAAAGGGCGAGCCCGGCCGGAGCTACTTGCTGGGCGGGGAAAATCTCGCCTACGAGACCATCGTCAGGACCGCCTTGGAGATCGCCGGGATGAAAAAACTCCTTCTTCCCGCTCCCGCTCCTTTAGCAAAGGCGGCTGGAAGCCTGTTGCTGCGGTACAGCCAGACCGTAACAAAAAAACCGCCATTGCTGACGCCTTCTGAAGTAAATATCGGGATAAAAGGTCTGCGGGCGGATTGCTCCCGCGCCAAAAAGGAACTGGGATACACCCCTCGTCCGCTTAGGCAGTCCATACGCGACGCCCTGGTTTGGTTCGCTCAAAACGGATACATAACCAATAAAAAGGCTTCAAAAAACCTTCTATCCTTACGATGA